In the genome of Candidatus Ornithobacterium hominis, the window TATTTTTCTATTCCACTTAACTTCCTCTCTTTGTTCAAAAGTCAATAAGCCATTTCTGGCTTTTTATTTCGATTTACCATGATTTAATCTTTTCCCTATTAAATATAAAAGGTCATAACCCAATAAAATACCTAAAAACAACAAGACTACCCGGGCTATAGCATCGCCAAAGGTACTATAATATGTATTATTTTCGTTTAATTTAACTTTTCCAGCTAAAGCCCCTGCTGAATCGTAATCTAGCTGGTGGGCGATATCGCCTCGCTGATTGATAATGGCGGAAACGCCGCTGTTTGCCGCACGCACCACGTATCTTCTATTTTCTATCGCGCGCAGTTTGGCATACGCTAGCAACTGGCGATGCCCTTGGCTATTGCCCCACCAAGAATCATTGGTAGATACGCTGATTAAATTCGCTCCTTCTTTCACAAATTTCGAAACAAATTCTCCAAAAATTGATTCATAGCAAACCAGCGGAGCAATTTTTGCTTTGTTCTTAGAATTCTCAAAAACTTCAGGCGAATTTTGCGTCGTCAGAGAATAAACTCCTCCTCCAAAATTTAACATCACATTACCCAGCAAAGGTTTTAAAAAAGCTGAATACGGAAAAAGCTCTACGCCCACCACCAATTTTGACTTTTTATAAACGGGGTATTCATTCGCTCCATTTTCTATCTGCAAAACAGCATTGCTCGGGTTAGCCCAAGCATCATTCCTTAACGGAATGCTTCGCTCATTGGGTTGATTTTTCTGATGGTGAAATTTAGTCATATCAACTCCAGCCAAAATAACTTTTTGTGGATTTTGACTCAAAAACACCTCAAACATCTGTACACCTAAATTTTGAGCAATGGCATCGTAATCTATACTCCCCTTGCCTGGGAAAGATGTCTCTGGCGTGATGAGGATGCTTGCAGGTTTCAAATCTTCTTTTTCCATCAGCGAAATCATCTGCCCTACTATTTCAGCTTCAGGCAAATTGTATTTCTCTGTGTACGGATTAAGTTTTGGCTGAATCAAGCCTACATATTCCTCCGCTCCTTTTTCTTTGTAATTTTGATAAATTAATAAAGAAATCAATAACGGGAAAGCTATTGCCAAAAATGAAACTAAACCAAAAACAAGAGATCGTCTCCTCTGGTGATTGAGAAAAAAATGAAGGCTTAGAAAAATTAAAATATTAACACATAAAACCCAAAACGTCCCACCAAAACTCCCCGTATACTCATACCATTGAATCCACTGATGGTATGTCGCAAAACCATTACCTAAATTCAACCATGGCCAAGCAAAATCCCAATTGAGGTGCATTTTTTCTAACCCAAACCATGCACAAATGAAAAATAAATAACCATAAAAGTTCCCGTGCCTTTGCCTAATTTTATGATAATACAAAAACGCCAAACTCATCAATAGCGTGTTCACAACACTGGCAAACCCAAAGGCAAACCAAGCCTGCCCTAGTTCTGCCTGGGTTGGGTTTTCTTGTGGATGTGCTTTACTTAGCCAGAAATAAGTGAAAAAATTCCAAATGAAAAAAGCGATAAATGAAAGTGTGAAAATTTTCCAAGCCTTATTTTTTATTTCTTTGATGATGCTAAATTGGTCTTCAATCAAAAGCAATGGCACAAAAGAAAAAAAAAGAAAAATCGGAAACCCGTACGTAGGCCACGACACGACAAACAATAAACCTGAAATCAGACTCAGTAGATAGGCTCTATACATTTTTTTTAAGGCTTAAAAAATTTTTGATAAAATTAATGAATTACTTAGATCCAAAGCAATTTTTATAGAATTTTAAGAGGCTTCTCTAATTTCATGAGTTTACATTAAGCTTTATATTCAAAAAAATTATACGTTTTATTTATTCAATTCCACTATATTCGTAAGCTATGAAATTTCGTCAACATATCCCAAACTCCATCACTCTAGGAAATTTAATTTTCGGGTGCTTAGCCATTTATTTTTTATTGGTTTATCAGCAACCTCAGCAAGCTTTTTGGTTCATTTATTTAGCTTTAATCGGCGATTTTTTAGATGGATGGATTGCTCGGAAATTAGGCGTTTCTTCTTCACTTGGCAAGGATTTAGACAGCTTGGCGGATGGCGTCACTTTTGGTGTATTCCCTTCTTTTTTAATTTTGCACTGCTTCACAAAATTCTCTGATTTTGAAGGCTTTAAATTTATAAGTTTAGCCATTGCAGCGGCAAGTATTTATCGTTTAGCGAATTTCAACCAAGCTGGCACACCCAAAGATTATTTTCTTGGCTTAGCCACACCTGCCAATACATTTTTCGCTATCGGGATTTTCTATTGGTGCAGCTCCGCATCGTTTAGCCCATTGGTTAACGGAATTATTTTAATCATCTATAGTTCACTTTCTTGGTTCTTACTAAACGCCAAAATCCCTTTATTTTCATTTAAAAATTTAAAGAAACCTTTTTTTTACAATGTTCATATTTTGATTTTCTTTTTTCTAAGCCTTATTATTTTTCTTTTTTTACGAGAATTAGCCATAGCTCCTATCATTATTATTTATATTTTGTTATCTTTAACTTTAAAAAAATATTTTATCTATGCGAAAACTAAACCTGAATAAACCTCTTTGCTTTTTTGATTTAGAAACAACGGGAGTCAATGTAAGTAAAGATAAAATTGTAGAAATTTCAATTCTAAAAGTTTTCCCTTCAGGTAATCAAGAAAGTTACACCTGGCTGGTCAATCCAAGGATTCCTATCCCAGCAGAAACCACCGCCATTCATGGCATCTCAGATGAAGATGTGGCAGATCAGCCTGACTTTAAAACCTTGGCTCCACGCATAGTCGAACTACTGAAAGACAGTGACATTGCAGGATTTAACAGTAATCGCTTTGATATTCCACTGCTGGCGGAGGAACTTTTACGCGCCGAGCAAGATTTGGATTTGAAGAAATGCCGACCAGTCGATGTGCAAGTGATTTTTCATAAGATGGAACCTCGCACGCTCTCTGCGGCTTATTCTTTCTATTGCCATAAAGAATTAGAGAACGCCCACTCTGCCGAGGCAGATACTAGAGCAACCTATGAAATCCTAAAAGCTCAAATCGAAAAATATGAAGGCTTAGAAAATGATTTAAAATTTCTAAGTGATTTTTCTCAACATTACAAAATGGCTGATTTTGCAGGATTCATTGGTTATGATAAAGATGGTGATGAAATTTTTAATTTTGGGAAATATAAAAATAAAAAAGTGAAAAAAGTTTTTCAAGAAGATAGAGGTTATTTCAGCTGGATTCAAAATGCTGATTTCCCTTTATATACCAAAAAAGTCTTTACAGGAATTCAACTTCAACAACTCAGCAATTCATGATTTTAAATATAAAAAATGAAACCTCTAGGCTCAAAGCTGTAGTCTTGGGAAATCCGTATAGTATGGGGCAAAAACCTGAGCTGAAAGAAACTTTTGATGCGAAGTCTTTTTATAGCGTTTTAAATGATGACTACCCTACACAACAGGCTGTGATAGAGGAAATGAAAGTCTTTGAAAATGTACTAAAAAAACATGGCGTGCAAGTTTTCAGACCCTATGAAATCGAAAATTACAATCAAATTTATGCACGAGATATTGCTTTTGTGATTGACGAAAAACTCATCATTGCTAATCTCATTGAAGATAGAAAAAAAGAATTAGAGGCATTTGAACAAATTTTCAACTCCGTGAGTGAGAATAAAATCATTCGAGTAGCTGAAGATGAACACATTGAGGGTGGAGATGTAATTTTGTGGAATGAATTCATGTTTGTCGGAACATACAAAAAACCTGATTATCCTCATTACAAAACGGCTCGTACTAATGCTAAGGCCATTCAGATGTTAAAAACAAAATTTCCCGATAAATGGGTGATTGACATGGAATTGCATAAAAACGACAGCGACCCATATGCTGGTGTTTTGCACTTAGATTGTTGCTTCCAGCCAGTAGGCAAAGACAAAGCAATCATTTACAAAGATGCATTTATCAACCCTCGAAACTATGAAACACTCATCGACCTTTTTGGGAGAAAAAACATATTTGAAATCACAAAAGACGAGTTCTTTTACATGACTCCCAATATTTTTTCCATTGCTCCAGATGTGGTCGTTTCAGAGGAAAACTTCACACGACTCAATCGTCATATGCGAGATGAATGGGGAATTCAAGTAGAGGAAATTCCGTATCAGAATATTTCTAAAATGGGTGGACTTTTACGCTGTTCTACAATGCCTTTAATTAGAGAATGATTTTTTTTAAGCCTTAAAAAAATTATTATAAAAAAGAGGATTAACTAATGTTTAATCCTCTTTTTTATGTTTAAAATAAAAATATATTTACGGAAAGACTCCTCTTTCTTTATAAACTCTTTCTATTCTTTCCAGAGCAACAATATAAGCAGCTGTTCGGTAATCTGTTTCATATTTTTTTGCTGTTTTCTCTACTTTATCATAAGCTGTTAAAATTTTATCTTCCAATTGACTTAGGACTTCATCAATTTTCCATATTTCAGCTCTTTTATTTTGCAACCATTCAAAATATGAACCAATTACTCCTCCACTATTGCAGAGAATATCAGGAATGATAGTGATACCTTTCTCCAGCAAAATTTCTTCAGCTGCACTATCAGTCGGGCCATTAGCTCCTTCTGCTATTAGCTGAGCTTTGATGTGTTGTGCATTATCTACCGTGATTTGATTCCCTAGTGCGGCGGGGATAACGATATCGCAATCTAAACCAAAAAAATCTTCATCTTTGATTTTTTCAGCTTGAGAATAGGCATTTATACTATTTTGATTTTCTTTGCTATGTGCAGCTAAACTTTCTGGGTCGATTCCATCAGTATTAAAAATCGTGCCGCTGTGGTCTTGCACAGCAATCAATTTTGCACCAGTTTCGTGCATGAAATGTGCTGCCCAATAGCCTACATTTCCAAAGCCTTGCACTATATATTTTTTACCTTTTAAGTCTACACCATTACTCTCAGCCCATTTTTTGATGCTCGTTACGACTCCAAATCCAGTGGCTCTGTCTCTCCCCTCTAATCCACCAGAGGAAACAGGTTTCCCAGTCACTACATGAAGGTTTTTAAAACGTATTGCTGGTGCTTTACTACTTGCATACGTATCTGCAATCCAGGCCATAATTTGTGCATTGGTATTCACATCTGGTGCAGGAATATCATAATCTGGGCCAATATTTTCACCCAACGCATAGGTGAATCTTCTTGTAATTCTCTCTAATTCAGAATCAGAATATTCTTTAGGGTCAATTTGAATCCCTCCTTTCCCGCCCCCGTAGGGTAAACCAGCCAAAGCTGTTTTCCATGTCATCCAAGTAGCTAAAGCTTTTGCTGCATCTATATCTACCGTTGGGTGGTAGCGGAGACCTCCTTTATAGGGCCCTAGTGCATTGTTGTGCTGCACACGGTAACCAGTAAAAACCTTTACACTTCCATCATCCATTTTCACTGGGAAATGAACGATAATTTCATTTTGTGTGGTGGCTAGAATTTCTCTAACGCCAGGATCTAAATTCATTTTATCCGCAGCTTTATTAAACTCGTGCATCACATTCTCATACATTCCTGTACGTGTTTTTTCTGTAGCTCGACTCATTGTAACTATTTTCTTTTCTTCAAGTAAATATACAATTATTCTTTATTATATAAAAACAAAATGATTTATTTTCTTACGAAATATGAAATCAAAAAGTTATTTTTTTTATCAATCTACATGCTCTATTTTTTACGAAGTTTATTTTAAAAAATAACTCATTACATAGGAGTATCTTCTAATACATACCCTTTATTCTTTATAGTTGAGATTATAAGTCCTTTATCAGATATTTTTTTTCTTAAAGAGCTTATAACATTCCTTAAAGATTCTTCCATAGAAGTATCTCCCCAAACTTTTTCTAAAATATCATATAAATCTATTCCTTGTGAAAGATAAGTTGCTAAATATTGTAATACAAGAGTCTCTTTCTCTGATAAATTATCTCTTCTATCCCCTTGTATAATACATCTTTTATCTGTATTGAATATACAATGATTAAATTTGAATATTTCTTGAATAGTCTTTTTGTTGTCCAAAGCTAAAATATGAGCTTCTATTTCTTCTATAGAAACAGGCTTTTTTAGGAAAAAATTACAACCTATTTCAAACCCTTCTACGACATCTTTTGGAGATTTGCTTTCTCCACTCATAAAAATAATAGGAGTATTTTTATCTATGATTCTGATATTCCTAGCTACATCTTTTCCGTCTATTTCTTCATCTAAATTGATATCTAGAAAAATAATATCAGGAAGACTAGTTTTGTATAACTCTAATGCGCCACTTCCTGTATTTGTAGTGAAAACTTCATATTCTTCTTGTTCAAAATGCCATTTCAAAACATAAGAAAAATCTTCATTATTTTCTGCAATAAGTATTTTTTTCATCATATAAATTAGTTTAATATGGGTGTTTGTATAGTAAAGACAGAGCCTTTATTATAAACACTATTTACTGATACCTTTCCTTTATGTATTTTGCAAACCCACTTTACATAACTTAGTCCGAGTCCAAATCCGTAGCCTTTTTGCTGGACTCTGAAAAATTTATCAAAAATTAATTCTATATTTTCAGGCTTAATGCCTATTCCATTATCTTCTATAATTATATTAAGTTGTTCAGAATCATTGAATACCTTAATATTTATTTCAATATTTTCTTTAGAATATTTTATGGCATTTTCTACCACATTTTTTATAGCATTAGGAAAATGTACAGGATCTAATAAGAATTCTTCTTGAGCTAAATCAAAAGAAACATTAAATTTTATAGGTTTATTACTATATGTTAGTGATAAATTTGAGACAATATCATTTACTATATTTTTTATGTTGCTAAGTTTTAACTGTGCAGAATATTCTAAATCATCGGAGTAAGTTTTTTCAAGAATAGACTCTATGGATAGATTAATGGCTTGTAAATTGTTTTTAATTTTTAAAATAGCTTCATTTCTCCTTTCTTCAGAATTAGAAAAATATGGATTTAGTAGAATTTCAGTTAGAGAAAGGGCTCCTTGTAGAGGATGTTTTAGTTCATGGGTCATACTATCCACAAAGTCTTGACGGATTTTTTCTATTTTTTTCTGTCTAATGATGATTTTCAACTGATAGACAAAAGAAATAGCAACAATAATGAAGATAATAAAGGAAACTACCAAATACCATATCATTTTCCCAAATATAACTTTATGAGTATCCTTAAAAGAAGCTTGAACTTCTCTATTTATATCAAACTCTATTCGAGAGGAGTGATGGTCAAAATTTTGAGATTTGAAATTTTTACTTTGCTCAAGGATATTCTTTTTTTCAACAGGATATACAGTAAGTCCAAAAGGAATATCAAGTTCTGATTTCATAAGATTTTTTCTTAAAAAGTTTTCTAAAGAAGTAAGATCTAAATCATACTTCTCATCTGCAATAGTCATTCCTATTACCTTATTCATTGCATCATCAATTGTAAGTTTTCCAGTATAGTCATATTTGTAGTCTTTTTCCTCTCTAATATTTTTCTCGTTTTTTAAACTTTTGATTTGAAATTTTAAATCCTTAGTATAGTTCTCGTGTAATACCCGATCTCTATACTCTTCCATGGATAAAGAAAAAGCATCATTAATATTTCTTTCTATAATCGTAGACATATTATTATAAATAGAAAACAGCGATATTATTTGTAAAAATAAAATGGAGGCTATTCCTCCTACTGTAACCCACTTAAAAAATAAAGTTTTTTGATATATTTTTTTATTATCCAACACTATGATAATTTATGTAAAAATATAGAAAAAAATTATATGTGACATAAAATCATAAAAATGTTATTATATGAAAATTACACAAGTATAGTATATAATGTTTTTACATGTTCGTATTATGTTGAGATTATATGAAAAAGAAGAAAGCAGTATTAGATTTGCAATGTCAAAAACGAACAAATAAAAAATGAAAGAACTAACACAACAAGAATTATTAGAAATTTATGGAGGTGATGGAGGTAAAAATCGAGGAATAAAAGTAGGGGATATAATTATTAAGAGAAATAGCTTCACCAGGTCAATAAACAAAAAAGGAATAATAAATTAAATAAGTAAAAAAATGGAATTAAAACAATTAACAAAAGAAAAAAAGAGTGTTATGAGAAATTTAACAAAAGAGGAACTTATAAAAGTTCAAGGAGGAGATTCAGGAATGTCTATCTCCGTAAAAGATGATGGAGACGGGGAAGGCTGTATCACAGATCCATTTAAAATTATATTTAAAAGATAAATAAAGTTTAACCAATTAAAATTTTTGAAAAATGAAATTAGAAAAATTAAATTTGACAGAGCTTGATGCTCAAGAAGTAAGAAGTGTAGAGGGTGGATTTGTACCTCTAGTAATATTTGGTATCTCTATTTCAGCTAAAGCTGTTGCAGCAGCAGGTGTGGCGGCTTTTGGTGCAGGAGTAGGATTAGGAGCAGCAGCATATTTAGCTGATTAATAAAAAATTAATAATTAGAAAATGGAAAATATTAAAACATTATCTTATCAAGAAATGCAAGAAATAGAAGGAGGAATAGCACCTTTTATAATTGCAGGAGCATATATAGCAGGATCTTTTGTAGCAAGACTTACTGTTGGTGCAGTATCTGCTCATATAGTGTATGAGTTATCACATTAATTTTTAATCTTAACTTCAAATATCTACTAAGAGTAGATGTTGAAGTTATAATTATATACATATTATTTATAATGGAAAAGAAACAGCTTTTGAAAGTATGTGTATACACTTTCTACATAGGAGTTTTGTTAGGAGCATTTATATATCTTTATGCTATTAAAGATTAATATATAACAATTGGAACTCTATCTTTAAAAAAAAGAAAACCAAAATATTAATTAGTATGAGTTTGAAAAATGAAATTAGAGAAATGAAATTTAGTAGAGCTTAATGCTCAAGAAGTAAAAAGTGTAGAGGGGGGATTAGTTCCTATAGCAATTGGAGCTATTATTAAGGGAATTGGCATTGGGTTCGGAGCGGCTGCAGCCGTTTATGGAGCAATAGCATTAGGAAAAGAGATAGCATCGGAATAGGATGAAAAAAATTAAAATATCAGATTTATATAGAGGTATTAAAAAAGGCTTTTTATTTACATTACTGATATATATTATTATGATGATAATAAAAAAAATAAGTTGATTATTTAAAAATGAAAAATTTAACAGAGAAAGAACATATAGAAGTTCAAGGAGGAGTAATTCCAGTTATATATGCAGGATATGCTATTGGTGCAATGTTATGTAGTTCTACAGTAGCAATAGGAATGGCTATTAAACATAATTTAAAACCAATGTGGAAGTAGATATATATTAGGGGGAGTAAAAAAATAAAGATTATTAAGTAAATTAAAAGTAGAAGAACTAAAAAGTACTAATGGTGGATTTATTATTAGTCCAGTAAAGTATTTACAACCAATCTTGGATTATTTAACAAAAATTAAAATATCATAGTATAACAAAAAAAATCAAAAATGAAAGTAGCACATTTACAATTAGAAGAGTTAAGCTCTATGGAATTATTAGTGATAGAGGGAGGAAAGAAAAATCCTATTATCGATCATATTAGTAGGTTTTTCAAAGGATTTATGGACGGATTATTAAATTAAAATAATATTTTATGAATACATTAGATTTAACAATAGAAGAATTAATGACTATTGAAGGGGGATGTGATAAGTGTGAAGGAGTAGGAAAAAAAATAGGGAGATTTGTTAGAGAGGTAATAATTGATACAATAGAAGATTGGTTTAATTAATAATAAGAGACTTATATTTTAGTAAATATAAGTCTCAATTTA includes:
- a CDS encoding response regulator transcription factor — protein: MMKKILIAENNEDFSYVLKWHFEQEEYEVFTTNTGSGALELYKTSLPDIIFLDINLDEEIDGKDVARNIRIIDKNTPIIFMSGESKSPKDVVEGFEIGCNFFLKKPVSIEEIEAHILALDNKKTIQEIFKFNHCIFNTDKRCIIQGDRRDNLSEKETLVLQYLATYLSQGIDLYDILEKVWGDTSMEESLRNVISSLRKKISDKGLIISTIKNKGYVLEDTPM
- a CDS encoding 3'-5' exonuclease; the protein is MRKLNLNKPLCFFDLETTGVNVSKDKIVEISILKVFPSGNQESYTWLVNPRIPIPAETTAIHGISDEDVADQPDFKTLAPRIVELLKDSDIAGFNSNRFDIPLLAEELLRAEQDLDLKKCRPVDVQVIFHKMEPRTLSAAYSFYCHKELENAHSAEADTRATYEILKAQIEKYEGLENDLKFLSDFSQHYKMADFAGFIGYDKDGDEIFNFGKYKNKKVKKVFQEDRGYFSWIQNADFPLYTKKVFTGIQLQQLSNS
- a CDS encoding Blp family class II bacteriocin, coding for MKLEKLNLTELDAQEVRSVEGGFVPLVIFGISISAKAVAAAGVAAFGAGVGLGAAAYLAD
- the lnt gene encoding apolipoprotein N-acyltransferase, with the translated sequence MYRAYLLSLISGLLFVVSWPTYGFPIFLFFSFVPLLLIEDQFSIIKEIKNKAWKIFTLSFIAFFIWNFFTYFWLSKAHPQENPTQAELGQAWFAFGFASVVNTLLMSLAFLYYHKIRQRHGNFYGYLFFICAWFGLEKMHLNWDFAWPWLNLGNGFATYHQWIQWYEYTGSFGGTFWVLCVNILIFLSLHFFLNHQRRRSLVFGLVSFLAIAFPLLISLLIYQNYKEKGAEEYVGLIQPKLNPYTEKYNLPEAEIVGQMISLMEKEDLKPASILITPETSFPGKGSIDYDAIAQNLGVQMFEVFLSQNPQKVILAGVDMTKFHHQKNQPNERSIPLRNDAWANPSNAVLQIENGANEYPVYKKSKLVVGVELFPYSAFLKPLLGNVMLNFGGGVYSLTTQNSPEVFENSKNKAKIAPLVCYESIFGEFVSKFVKEGANLISVSTNDSWWGNSQGHRQLLAYAKLRAIENRRYVVRAANSGVSAIINQRGDIAHQLDYDSAGALAGKVKLNENNTYYSTFGDAIARVVLLFLGILLGYDLLYLIGKRLNHGKSK
- a CDS encoding CDP-alcohol phosphatidyltransferase family protein, whose amino-acid sequence is MKFRQHIPNSITLGNLIFGCLAIYFLLVYQQPQQAFWFIYLALIGDFLDGWIARKLGVSSSLGKDLDSLADGVTFGVFPSFLILHCFTKFSDFEGFKFISLAIAAASIYRLANFNQAGTPKDYFLGLATPANTFFAIGIFYWCSSASFSPLVNGIILIIYSSLSWFLLNAKIPLFSFKNLKKPFFYNVHILIFFFLSLIIFLFLRELAIAPIIIIYILLSLTLKKYFIYAKTKPE
- a CDS encoding Glu/Leu/Phe/Val family dehydrogenase, producing the protein MSRATEKTRTGMYENVMHEFNKAADKMNLDPGVREILATTQNEIIVHFPVKMDDGSVKVFTGYRVQHNNALGPYKGGLRYHPTVDIDAAKALATWMTWKTALAGLPYGGGKGGIQIDPKEYSDSELERITRRFTYALGENIGPDYDIPAPDVNTNAQIMAWIADTYASSKAPAIRFKNLHVVTGKPVSSGGLEGRDRATGFGVVTSIKKWAESNGVDLKGKKYIVQGFGNVGYWAAHFMHETGAKLIAVQDHSGTIFNTDGIDPESLAAHSKENQNSINAYSQAEKIKDEDFFGLDCDIVIPAALGNQITVDNAQHIKAQLIAEGANGPTDSAAEEILLEKGITIIPDILCNSGGVIGSYFEWLQNKRAEIWKIDEVLSQLEDKILTAYDKVEKTAKKYETDYRTAAYIVALERIERVYKERGVFP
- a CDS encoding bacteriocin, with product MKNLTEKEHIEVQGGVIPVIYAGYAIGAMLCSSTVAIGMAIKHNLKPMWK
- a CDS encoding class IIb bacteriocin, lactobin A/cerein 7B family, which gives rise to MENIKTLSYQEMQEIEGGIAPFIIAGAYIAGSFVARLTVGAVSAHIVYELSH
- a CDS encoding dimethylarginine dimethylaminohydrolase family protein, coding for MILNIKNETSRLKAVVLGNPYSMGQKPELKETFDAKSFYSVLNDDYPTQQAVIEEMKVFENVLKKHGVQVFRPYEIENYNQIYARDIAFVIDEKLIIANLIEDRKKELEAFEQIFNSVSENKIIRVAEDEHIEGGDVILWNEFMFVGTYKKPDYPHYKTARTNAKAIQMLKTKFPDKWVIDMELHKNDSDPYAGVLHLDCCFQPVGKDKAIIYKDAFINPRNYETLIDLFGRKNIFEITKDEFFYMTPNIFSIAPDVVVSEENFTRLNRHMRDEWGIQVEEIPYQNISKMGGLLRCSTMPLIRE
- a CDS encoding sensor histidine kinase, with the protein product MDNKKIYQKTLFFKWVTVGGIASILFLQIISLFSIYNNMSTIIERNINDAFSLSMEEYRDRVLHENYTKDLKFQIKSLKNEKNIREEKDYKYDYTGKLTIDDAMNKVIGMTIADEKYDLDLTSLENFLRKNLMKSELDIPFGLTVYPVEKKNILEQSKNFKSQNFDHHSSRIEFDINREVQASFKDTHKVIFGKMIWYLVVSFIIFIIVAISFVYQLKIIIRQKKIEKIRQDFVDSMTHELKHPLQGALSLTEILLNPYFSNSEERRNEAILKIKNNLQAINLSIESILEKTYSDDLEYSAQLKLSNIKNIVNDIVSNLSLTYSNKPIKFNVSFDLAQEEFLLDPVHFPNAIKNVVENAIKYSKENIEINIKVFNDSEQLNIIIEDNGIGIKPENIELIFDKFFRVQQKGYGFGLGLSYVKWVCKIHKGKVSVNSVYNKGSVFTIQTPILN